The DNA region AGTAGTTTTGCTTTTCGTTCATCAGGGGGATATTGACGTACAATTTCTAGAATTTTGTTTGCTTGTTGAATACCTTGCTGACAGTCATCATCGTACTCATCAATATCCATACCCTCTTGAGACATTATTTCGGCAAGGCTTTCCAAGCTTATTTCAGGTTTATCAATAATAGGATTCAATCTTGTTAGTTGCTGTCGAATCTTTTCTCGAATTTCTGGTATGGATTTTCCAGAAAGCTTAATAAAAGAGATTTGTTTAAGTTTATTTTCAGTTTTGAAATTCTCTATCCAGTCTTTGATCGACTGATTATCGATAGGTTCAATACTCTTGTTAGTGAGCAATAAGATGACAGCTTTACCCGCGGACAAGAATTTTTTGATAATAGAAACGGAAGATTGGAGCTCTTTAGCAGAAACAAAAAGAAAGATATATGAAGAGATATGCTTGATTAATTCTAGTTGTTGCGGATACTGTCTAGCATCTCCTCGTAGATTGGCAAAAGCAGTAATATTATCAAGTTGGAAATTATTTTGAGTCCCAGTGTTTGTTAAAAAATCACCTTCTGGTAAGTGCCATGCCAGTTCAATAGAACCTTCAGCAAGTTGACGATAGTGATTAGAACCTTCCGAGTCTCTGTGAAAGAAAACATCATGAGGGTTACTCCCAAATATAACTGTATTAAGCAGAGCAGATTTTGAGATTTCAGATCGATCTAATCGAATAAAGCTGATCGTTTGCATTGGATAATCAGCAATAGCCCGTTCTTCAGAGCGGAGTTCTTGGCCTTGAGTTCTTTTCCACCTCATGACAAGAGCACGCATAGCCCATAAGAAAAACTTTGGAGGATGCTCTTGGCTTTCTTGAACTACTAAAGGAATGGCTAGCTTGCATTCCCAAAGTTTCACAACAAGGTCTTGATGGATAATAGGGTGACAGCAAAGTAAGGTCGCTATAATGACATCTAATGGATGAACCTGTTGTGTAGTCGGCTCAATATTAGATTCATCTTCGTTCCAGATATCATCATCATCATCAGATTCCTCTCTTTGATACTCGACTTTAAGCCATCTTGCTTGATAATTTAAAGCTAATAAGTTAGCAAGGAAATAAAATGGCAAGTCTTGAGTTGCCTGAGAAGTTGTGTTAGACAAAGAATATTGACTTAGCGTATATACTTCTTCACGACCCAACTTATTTGGGTAATACTCACTTAGACCCAATAGTTCAAACATTTTAGGTTTATATTAAAGATTTTATTAAAGTTGGCCATCAATGATTTGACGTAAATTTTCTGTTGCTTGCTCCTTTGTGATCATCTTCCAGGCTTCAGGTATATCTGCTTCTTTTGCAGAATATTGTTTTGCGAATTCACTATTATATTTATACATAACCCATTTCCAGTAATCTTCTACTTCCAATGAAAAATCACCTTTGATATCCCAAGTAGGATAAATATCTCGATAACTCTTATAATTTTTCCACTCTCCGTTGGTGTCATAGTTTTTAAATCTATAATTTCCAGCTATGAGTTCTGAACAGCTTTCAATATTGAGTCTGTTTGTTTGGTCATCGCTAAATCCCGTGAGTCCTTGTGGTCGATGAATATTCTTAAAAGAAACATGTAAGATATCCGATTTATGCTTAGCACCTAACATACAAATTTCTCCACAAAATGGGCAAGATTCAACGCACTGTAAGTTGTCATCGAAAATTTTTTGAACTACCTGATTTCTTATCTTTTGGTATTTCTCACTAGTCGCTTTTGATAACTGACTTAACAGAACTGAAGTAAGTAGATTGTTCTTCACTTCTTGTAAGTTTTCATGGATTTCATTATCTGGAAATATAAAATCTTCTTTGGGGAATTGTTCAGCCAGTCGTTCAATTCGTTCAATATTTTCGCTAATTAAATTGGAGCCATCAAGTTCTAAGAATTTATCTAACCAATTTAATATGGAATACGATTTGTCTGAACTATCAAAAATTGATGCATTTGTCTTCTGTATGATAGATATTGCTTGCTGAACTGATGTATCGATCTCTGTTTCAACAATCCTCCGAATCTTTCCATCTCGATTGTAATGATCAATGTGTTGAGCAAACCATTTTTTAAAGGCAGTTTTAGGATATCGGATATATTCTAAATAGTCTTCAAAATTATCTTTTTCAGATAAATCAATCATTATTCCAGCGATCAAGGACTGCTTGGTTCTGAAGAATTTATTATATTTAAGTTCTTGGCGTATATTTAATATCCAATTGGGCAACTCATTTTCTATATTTTGGGATATTCCTTCTTCAATAATCTCTTTAAGAATAGCTATTGTCGCCTGTTGTAAATTAGCACTTTGAAACATTGTCAAAAAGAGCTGCCAATAGCTTTCTCTTTCTTTATCCATTGTAAGTACTGGATCTTGCTCTTCACGCCAAAGTTTATGAATTTTTTCTAACCTTCTGATGGCCTCTCCAGATATGATCATAAAAAGGTCAGATTTACATTCCCGAGTTAGAATAAAACCAAGTATCTTCAATACTCCTCGCGCATCTTCAGATGTTTTAAGAAACTGCTCATCCACTCTAACTAAAAACTTACTGAACATTGAAAGATTTTGATTATATGGAGTTAATTTTCTTTCTGCCCTATCTAACTTTTCATATAACTCTTTTAATAAATTATTTTTTAATCTATTAATCTGTTCTTCAATCTCTAAAATATCTTTTCTATTAAGAGTATTTATGAATCCTTGTATGCCAAGTTCTCTGTAATATTCATTTGAAATCTTAAATTCTTCTATATGACAATCTTGTAATACTTTTCTTCCCTTACGCTGAGTGATTGAGCTAAATGTTTTTCTATACCGAACAGAAAGAATACTTTCAATATCTAACACTACGTTTTCTGACTTAAACGTTGGACTTTTAATCTCTTTTAGTAAGTCTTCCCATAAAGAATCAAACTCATGACGTAGTTCTGTTTCTTGGAGATTGATTAATATTTCTGCTCCCTTATTCTGTTTTTTCTGTTTAACATATGCAGTTATACGCTTTGTAAATACCTCTTTATAGCCAACAGATTTTTTCATTCGCTTTAGTGCAGCGAGTCGGCTGTCATGATAAGATTCAATCTGTTGTATAGAAGTTCTTTTTTTATTATCCAGCCATTCTTCAAAGCTGTTGATAGTACTTGCTTCCCATTTTTTCATTGCATTTTCATAATGGCCATCTTGTGCTTTGAAAAAATCCTCAATTTTCTCATTGTTAGATTTTAAAATCTGTTGAGCTAGTGATGATAATTCTCTTTTATACTTACTCGTTACATTGTCCACATCTAACTCTGAACGACAACTACGAATTTCTCTATAAGAAAGGCTTACTAACTTTGCAATATCCTCATCACTAGCTTGTATAATCTCGCTCCAAAACCTATCAAGTATTCCACGAGCTTGAATTTGAATTGTATTCTTAAATTCATAAACAAAGTCATCTTTTTTTACTGCATCCCAAAGATTCTCAATGTGTTCTGTAAACTTATTGATGGACGATATACTAACTTGGGTGATTTCATCAATTATTTCGTTTGTTATTTCTTTTACATTTTTACTATAATCAGGATCTATAGGATTTCTTCCAGAAGTTCCTTTATATAAAGTTCCTAGATATTCCACATCTTTTCTTAAATCAAAATTGATAATATTTCGAAAAGGTTGAATCGGTTGTCTCTCTTCTCTACAAGCTAGTGCTGTATATTTATCAAGAGTATTATTCAAATGTACATTTTGTTTGTTTAGTTTCTCTGAGGAAGAGGTGTCAACATTACGATGAATAATTTTAGTTTTAGGTTTTAAGGATACTTGCCTCATTCTCAAGAATGCTTGTACAGATATAGGTAAAATATCCTTTAGATATTCAGAATTTTCTCCAGATACTTTAATAAGTGTTAGATCACTTAACCCAATGACGAAGGTTGATAGTTCATTATCATGTAGTGTGTCCGGATCTAAAGATTGTTCTGAGGATTTGATTCCTTCTGTATCAATTACAAAAATATAATCTACTTTTAGCTTTTCTTGTAAGCTTTCACTCAGTTTGACAGGTTGTAGAAAAATTCCTTTTGTACAGCGCCCTGCACTAACTGCAAATTGCAGTCCAAACATAACATTTAGTAATGTCGATTTTCCAGAACTTTGAATTCCCATTGCTGATAAAGCAAAGATGGAAGGATTATCTTTGTTTAGTTTTCGTTTAACTAATTGAGTAAATGCTTGGAGAACTGCCTGAACCCATGCCAAAGGAACAGAACTTACTTCTCCATCCATAATCTCTAATGGATAACCATACAACAGTAATTTTGCAACTATATTTGGAAGCTCTTGATACCATTCCTCTTGTTCTTTAGTACGATGAAATTTGTGCTTAGGATTTTCCCCATAGGCTTCAATACTTTTAAGAGCTAAATAGATTTGTCCAATTTCTCGAAGTAAATGTTCCAATCCAAATGATTGCGACGTAATTTCTGCATCAATCAATTGTAATTCTTGATTTATAGCATTTCTGGTGTGTAATTCTTGTTCTTGAGAATCAGCTTGAGATACATTGAATTCATTTGAGATTGGAATGGCTGGATATTCTCCTAATAACCTCATCTTTTCACCATAGGCTGAATATAATTCAGGGAGTTCCACTCTTGATAAAGCATCCAACTGGAGTTTTAATTGTCTAATAAAATACTCATTTGTTTGTGCTCTATTCTGAAGTAATTTTTTACAGAAAAATACAATAATAAATGGTAGATTGTCTTGCTGAACTAGTTGGATTTGTTCTTTACGGCTACAAGCTCGACGGTTATATTGCTTTTTTGCATACTCTCCCGATGATTCTGTTGATGTTTTGCGTTGTTGTCGAACCATTTCTTTGTCTGCATCTGCCCAATCTTTCCAAAGTTTGTTTTGTAATGGGAGTAGTTTTGCTTTTCGTTCATCAGGGGGATATTGACGTACAATTTCTAGAATTTTGTTTGCTTGTTGAATACCTTGCTGACAGTCATCATCGTACTCATCAATATCCATACCCTCTTGAGACATTATTTCGGCAAGGCTTTCCAAGCTTATTTCAGGTTTATCAATAATAGGATTCAATCTTGTTAGTTGCTGTCGAATCTTTTCTCGAATTTCTGGTATGGATTTTCCAGAAAGCTTAATAAAAGAGATTTGTTTAAGTTTATTTTCAGTTTTGAAATTCTCTATCCAGTCTTTGATCGACTGATTATCGATAGGTTCAATACTCTTGTTAGTGAGCAATAAGATGACAGCTTTACCCGCGGACAAGAATTTTTTGATAATAGAAACGGAAGATTGGAGCTCTTTAGCAGAAACAAAAAGAAAGATATATGAAGAGATATGCTTGATTAATTCTAGTTGTTGCGGATACTGTCTAGCATCTCCTCGTAGATTGGCAAAAGCAGTAATATTATCAAGTTGGAAATTATTTTGAGTCCCAGTGTTTGTTAAAAAATCACCTTCTGGTAAGTGCCATGCCAGTTCAATAGAACCTTCAGCAAGTTGACGATAGTGATTAGAACCTTCCGAGTCTCTGTGAAAGAAAACATCATGAGGGTTACTCCCAAATATAACTGTATTAAGCAGAGCAGATTTTGAGATTTCAGATCGATCTAATCGAATAAAGCTGATCGTTTGCATTGGATAATCAGCAATAGCCCGTTCTTCAGAGCGGAGTTCTTGGCCTTGAGTTCTTTTCCACCTCATGACAAGAGCACGCATAGCCCATAAGAAAAACTTTGGAGGATGCTCTTGGCTTTCTTGAACTACTAAAGGAATGGCTAGCTTGCATTCCCAAAGTTTCACAACAAGGTCTTGATGGATAATAGGGTGACAGCAAAGTAAGGTCGCTATAATGACATCTAATGGATGAACCTGTTGTGTAGTCGGCTCAATATTAGATTCATCTTCGTTCCAGATATCATCATCATCATCAGATTCCTCTCTTTGATACTCGACTTTAAGCCATCTTGCTTGATAATTTAAAGCTAATAAGTTAGCAAGGAAATAAAATGGCAAGTCTTGAGTTGCCTGAGAAGTTGTGTTAGACAAAGAATATTGACTTAGCGTATATACTTCTTCACGACCCAACTTATTTGGGTAATACTCACTCAAGCCTAGGGCATTTAAAATATTATTGTCTAGCATGGGACTTGCCATTTGTTTGTAAAATAGATTTTATAATTTAAGAGGGAAGAAAAATCTCCCGACAAAGCAGTAGTTGTATTTAATAAATAGAGTATAAAAATATTCCTTTTGAAAAGTTCTTTCGAGTTATGTCTGAAAGAACTTTTTAAAAATGAGAAACACTAATAACTAGGGGTTAGATAGACCATTTATTAAGTTGTTTGACTAGAAAAAATATTTAGTCATGTACTTTAGTGAGGTTTTCTAGGATGTGTAGGTCGCTTTAAACATCCATTAAAATCCTACTATCTCATAGTAAATATCTTCAAGAGATATTTACTATACTTTTACTTGAGATGTGAACTTTTTTGTATTTGTCGAAAAAGATACAATATCTCTCCAGGATTCACCTAGGAAACCTTCTAAGATAAACGAATCAATATTGTATTTTTTATCACAAAATTGTTATTAGATATTTCAAGGACACATTTATCACTGCGAGCATTTCTTCTATTATTTATGTATCTGATATTAGAATTTCTTTCCATCACATACACTGGTGTTTGTTAGCGTAATTCATCTGATTCTATTAAGAAAGTGTCAGGATTGAGTAGCCAAGTCAGTATTCGAGATGAAACATCATTTTCCTTCGATAAGCTTTTAGTTAAGTAGCATTGAAAATGTTGTGTAATGCTTCCACTCCATGAAAGAATCTATCTCTTTGTTCAGATAGAGACACGAATTCTCTCATTTGACGACGAGGTCTCAGAACATTATTCACCTCATCAAAAGCCTGACAGAATCTCTGGGCTGATTCCAAGGCTCCAAATCCAAGAGTTGGATAATATCGGTCTTTCTGGCCACGATGACTTTGTTCCACTGGATTACCCTGACAGCCAATCACTTGATGCTCCACCTCTTTTCCTAATTCTTCATCAATGGCTCTGGGGTATGACTTAAGACCATCAGTAAAGACTTGCTCGGGACTTTCCCCTGATATCTCTCTGGCCATTTCAAAAAAGGCTTTAGTCCCTGCCATGTCCCGTTTATCAGAGAGCCTCACATCCACAAGATTGCCATCTTGATCAATGCCACGGTATAGATAGCACCATCGCCCAGAAACTTTGACATAAGTTTCATCAACAAACCAGACTTGCCCTATTTTTCCTCGTCGTTTTTCTCGAATGTGTTCGGTGAAATAAGGCAGGAAATGCTCCTCCCAGTCCCGAACAGTTTCATGGCTGAATTGAAATCCGCGAAGCAAATAGAATTCAGCGACATCTCGATAGCTGAGTTTATATCTGACTCGAACGAATAACACTTCGAAGATAATGTCTGTTGGAACTTCAACAAAATTGAAAGGGGTTGCAGTGCGCTCGTTATAGGTGCGACGGCAGATTTTACAACGAAAGCGATGGTAACCAAGGTTAGTTCTTTGTTGAAGGAGAGAAAATTCTGTTGAATGACAATGAGGACAGTCCATAGAGAATGGTTTGAGGGCAAATGGTTTAGGCGGACTCAAACAATATCAGACAGTCACATTCAGAGCTATTTTGGACAATCAGTCCTGACAGAATCGGCCAAATGAGGTGAATTGAGAATCCTGTTTGACCATCAAAACATATGCACCATATTACAAACGAGGTATTTACGATTTGGAAACACTCAGAATATTCATCTCATTTGTGCCCATCAAGTCTGTGATATCGATAGAGCAAGTCTCTAATCATCGATGGACAAAATTCTGTGATGATAGCGTTTTATCCATTGCACTACTGACCGAGACTACATAAGTTGCAACTAGTTATAAGAGATAACCGCATTGAATGTCGCGTTTACCGCCCTCACCCTCAGCAAACTAGAGTGATAACATAATGACAATCTGGATCGTAAGTGGTTTTTCACATCACGGATTTGGCTTATTGCCAAATTTTTAGTCTGAAGCGACCCTGTTTTAGACTTAGTCCGTCTTAATCATCTTTTTTATCTCTGTCGGTTTACCCAAAAATCCTATGTTCAAGAAGTTATTTGGCGATCCTAACGCCCGTAAACTCAAAAAGTTTCAACCCATCGTTGCGGAAATTAATCTTCTGGCAGAGGACTTTGAGAAACTCACAGATGAAGACCTCGCTCGCAAAACAATAGAATTTCGCAACAAACTGGATAAATCTGACAGTGACGAAGAAACCGAAGAAATTTTAGATGATATTCTGCCTGAAGCCTTTGCTTTGGTAAGAGAAGCTGGTGGTCGAGTACTTGGAATGCGCCACTTTGATGTGCAATTACTGGGCGGCATCGTTCTCCATAAAGGTCAAATCGCAGAGATGAGAACGGGTGAAGGTAAAACACTCGTCGCGACGCTTCCTTCCTATCTCAATGGTTTAACGGGTAAAGGTGTTCATGTCGTCACAGTAAATGACTACCTTGCTCGTCGTGACGCGGAATGGATGGGACAAGTGCATCGTTTCTTAGGATTGAGCGTTGGCTTAATCCAAAATGCAATGGGTCCCGCCGAAAAGATTGAAAATTATAATTGCGACATTACTTATACAACTAACTCTGAACTGGGTTTTGATTATCTCCGCGATAACATGGCCACAGCGATGTCAGAGGTTGTACAACGTCCCTTCAACTACTGCGTAATTGACGAAGTTGACTCGATTCTCATTGATGAAGCAAGAACACCTCTCATTATCTCTGGTCAGGTTGAGCGACCAACTGAAAAGTACATGCAAGCCGCTGAGATCGCTCGTCAGTTGATCCCTCAGGAAGAGGAAGACGGCATTGGTGATTATGAAGTTGATGAAAAGGCTCGCAACGTCTTGATGACTGATGAAGGTTTTGCGAAGGCAGAACAACTACTTGGTGTTAATGATCTATATGATTCAGATAATCCTTGGGCACATTACATCTTCAATGCAGTTAAGGCTAAGGAACTCTTTAAGCGCGACGTAAATTATATGGTTCGTGGCGAAGAAGTCATGATCGTAGACGAATTTACGGGTCGTGTAATGCCTGGTCGTCGTTGGAGTGATGGTTTACACCAAGCGATTGAAGCACAGGAAAATGTGCCGATTCAGAAGGAAACGCAAACACTCGCGAATATTACTTACCAGAATTTCTTCCTGCTCTATCCAAAGCTTTCGGGCATGACGGGTACAGCAAAAACTGAAGAGACTGAATTTGAAAAAGTTTATAACCTTGAAGTAACAATTATTCCGACGAACCGTACAATTGCACGTCAGGATTGGTCGGATGTTGTTTATAAGAATGAACAAGCGAAATGGAAGGCTGTAGCAGAAGAGGCAGCCGAAGAGCATAAAAAAGGTCGCCCTGTTCTCGTTGGTACAACCAGTGTCGAGAAATCTGAAGTTGTCTCTAACTATCTCCAAGAGCTTGAGGTTCCGCATAATCTACTCAACGCTCGTCCTGAAAATGTAGAGAAAGAATCAGAAATTGTCGCACAAGCCGGCCGTAAAGGGGCCGTAACGATCGCCACCAACATGGCTGGTCGTGGTACAGACATCATTCTGGGTGGTAATGCTGAATACATGGCGCGTCTGAAGATGCGCGAGTATTTTATGCCTATGATTGTGCGTCCTGAGGATGATCAGATAGTTGCCGGTGGCCGCGGCAATGGTAGCGGTGGCGGTCAAGGATTTGATGCGAATGCACCCAAGAAAAAGAAAAAGACTTGGAAGACAACTCTTGATATCTATCCGACTGAGCTATCTGGAGAAACAGAGAAGATGCTCAAGGATGCAGTGAAATTCGCAGTGAGTAAGTATGGCGAGCAGAATCTCACGGAACTGGAAGCTGAGGAAAAGTTGGCGATCGCCTCAGAGAATGCCCCGACTGATGATCCTGTAATTCAAAAATTACGAGAAGTTTACAAAGCGATTGAGTCTACCTATGTTTCTTTAACTGGCGCTGAACATGATGAAGTGATTCAGAATGGTGGTTTACACGTGATGGGTACAGAACGTCACGAATCCCGCCGGATTGATAATCAGCTCCGTGGTCGTGCCGGCCGTCAAGGTGACCCTGGTTCGACTCGTTTCTTCCTCAGTCTCGAAGATAATCTCCTCCGTATTTTTGGTGGCGATCGCGTCGCTGGTCTGATGAATGCTTTCCGCGTCGAAGAGGATATGCCTATTGAATCAAAGATGTTGACTGGTTCCCTCGAAGGCGCACAAAAGAAAGTGGAAACTTTCTACTACGATGCCCGGAAACAGGTCTTTGAATATGATGAAGTGATGAACAATCAGCGTCGTGCAATCTATGCAGAACGTCGTCGCGTCCTAGAAGGTCAAGATCTTAAGGAGCAAGTGATTCAGTACGCCGAGAAGACCATGAGTGAAATTGTGGATGCTTATGTGAATCAGGATTTACCGCCTGAGGAATGGAAGCTCGACAAGCTTCTCGATAAGTCGAAAGAGTTTGTTTATCTCCTCGAAGATCTACAGCCCAGCGATATTGAAGATATGACTGTGCCTGAAATGAAGACGTTCCTTCATGAGGAAATTCGGAAAGCCTATGACATTAAAGAGCATCAGGTAGACCAAAATCAGCCTGGTCTAATGCGTCAGGCAGAGCGTTTCTTTATCCTCCAGCAAATCGATACGCTCTGGCGTGAACACCTCCAGGCGATTGATGCATTGCGTGAATCTGTTGGCTTACGAGGTTATGGTCAAAAAGATCCACTCATCGAATACAAGCAAGAAGGCTACGAAATGTTCCTTGAGATGATGATCGATATTCGTCGGAATGTAGTTTATTCTCTCTTCCAATTCCAGCCTCAAAAGCAGCCTCAACAAGCGCAGACTGCTTAGAGATAAAGCAGCGAAAGCGACTTCAAATACAAGATGATCTCCCTAAATCCCCCTTTTTCAAGGCAGGGTTGTTTCATTCTTAGAAAAAATAGAGAGAATAAGAGGAGATAGGCGTTCAACGATGAAAAATGAGCGAAAGCTTACTCGATGCACTGAGTCGTATTGAAAACCCGAGACAGGCTTCCGGACGAAGACACTCATTATCTTTGATATTACTGATAATCATCATGGCAGGTATGAGTGGTGAATGGGGATATCGAGGTATTGGGCGATTTATTGAGCGACATCGCCGGGAGCTGATTATAGCAGGCAAGGAGTGGGTTAAGACAGAATAGGATAGAAGCAATAAACATAGATGCCATGCCTGCTCCCCATAGTCTTGATTTACGCCTAAAAGCTGTTGCCGCCTTCGATAAAGGTGAACGAAAAAGTGATATCTGTCGCTTCTTTGGTATTAGCCGAAATACGCTAGACCTGTGGCTGAAACGACGAGAGAAAATCGGTTCAGTCGCTCCGAAGACAGATTACCGTCGAGGCCCTCAACCGAAGATTAATGATCTAGATGCTTTTCGTGCTTTTGCAGAGGAATATGGGCATCTAACCCAGAAGGAAATGGCGGAGAAATGGCCAGAGTCTATTAGTGATGCATCCAGACGTGAAGCTCTACGGAAAATTGAATTTACTCGAAAAAAAAGACCTATCGATATCAAGAGAGAGATAAAGAATTAGAAAAAGCATTTGTGGCACAACTGAAGCAGTATGGCCAAGAACGACTCGTATATATCGATGAAAGTGGATTTGATAATACCTTAGATTATGGGTATGGCTACTGCCATAAGTCAGAGAGGTTTATCGCAGAGAAGTTAGGTCATCGTACAGAACGAGTTAGCGTGATTGGAGGATGGCGAGAGGGAGAGCAGATAGCACCGATGGTATTTGAGGGCTATGCCAACAGCGCCTTAGTTTGCCAATGGGTAGAGGATTGCTTAGTGCCAGAGTTGATTCCGGGTCAAATTATTATTCTGGATAATGCCAGTGTTCATCCAAAGGAAAGAATACAAACATTGGTGGCGAAGGCAGGATGTGAAGTGATATTTTTGCCACCCTACTCACCACACCTGAACAAGATAGAGAAGTTTTGGGGGAGGTTAAAGAAGGAGGTAAGTAAGCTCATCAAGAAGACTGAGGATTTGTTCGATGCCATCAGAATAGCCTTCTGTTCTATGTCCTAACCTTCTCCTTCGCTGCTATAGCACCTTACAGATTCCTGAAGCTCGTGTCCCCTCCTACTCAACGGTACGGCGAGTGATGATGGAATTAGATTTCCAGCAAGTGACACAAGTCTTTAACCAATGGGCAAGACAATATGTGAGAAAGGGAGACATTGTGGCTGGGGACGGTAAATCCCTCAAAAACACCGTGCAAAACTATGACAACAAGAGTCAAGATTTTGTCACAGCAGTGTCTTTATTCTGTCAGCAGCGACAAGTTGTTTTGGGCATGAAAATGAGTCGGAATAAGAAAGAGAGTGAAATCTCAGTAATCCGGCAATTACTGACAGAGTTAGATTTACCATCAGCCACTGTGACTTTAGATGCCTTACACACTCAAAAAAACAATCCAGTTACTCAGACAACGCGGACATGACTACCTAGTGACAGTCAAAGGCAACCAGAAAAAGCTGTATCAAGCTTTAACAAACTACTGTCAGGAACAAAAGCCAATCGCTCAACATGAATCCCAAAATGTTGGTCATGGTCGTTCTGAAAAAAGACGAGTAGAAGTCTGGTCTGTGCCGACTTCACTAACGCCAGAATGGAAAGATATACAATCCGTTGTCCGCATGACTCGGTGGGGACAGAGGCAGAGCCAAGACTATGAAAATCAGATGTTCTACATCACTTCATTACCACCACAAGGACTAAAGCTGAGTCGAGTAATTCGACAGCATTGGCAAATCGAGAACAACCTACATTGGGTAAAGGATGCACTTCTTGGGGAAGACAAAGCACAACAAAAAGATGGCCATGCTCCAGAGAACTTTGCCATCTTCCGTAGTTGGGTAATCTCGCTATTGAGATTGAACGGCTATTCATCCATAACGGAAGCCATAGCTCTGATTTCTCACCGATTACCGTTTTTACTATCGTTGTGTACTGCTTAGCTTCTTTCTCTCAAGAATGAAACAGCCCTGCCTTGAGAAAGGGGGACTTTTTCTTGGTTTTAGGCGGAATGGATGGCTAAGGTTTTTGTGTCGAGAACTTGGTTTAGTTTGCCGCTGCGATAACCTTC from [Leptolyngbya] sp. PCC 7376 includes:
- the secA gene encoding preprotein translocase subunit SecA; protein product: MFKKLFGDPNARKLKKFQPIVAEINLLAEDFEKLTDEDLARKTIEFRNKLDKSDSDEETEEILDDILPEAFALVREAGGRVLGMRHFDVQLLGGIVLHKGQIAEMRTGEGKTLVATLPSYLNGLTGKGVHVVTVNDYLARRDAEWMGQVHRFLGLSVGLIQNAMGPAEKIENYNCDITYTTNSELGFDYLRDNMATAMSEVVQRPFNYCVIDEVDSILIDEARTPLIISGQVERPTEKYMQAAEIARQLIPQEEEDGIGDYEVDEKARNVLMTDEGFAKAEQLLGVNDLYDSDNPWAHYIFNAVKAKELFKRDVNYMVRGEEVMIVDEFTGRVMPGRRWSDGLHQAIEAQENVPIQKETQTLANITYQNFFLLYPKLSGMTGTAKTEETEFEKVYNLEVTIIPTNRTIARQDWSDVVYKNEQAKWKAVAEEAAEEHKKGRPVLVGTTSVEKSEVVSNYLQELEVPHNLLNARPENVEKESEIVAQAGRKGAVTIATNMAGRGTDIILGGNAEYMARLKMREYFMPMIVRPEDDQIVAGGRGNGSGGGQGFDANAPKKKKKTWKTTLDIYPTELSGETEKMLKDAVKFAVSKYGEQNLTELEAEEKLAIASENAPTDDPVIQKLREVYKAIESTYVSLTGAEHDEVIQNGGLHVMGTERHESRRIDNQLRGRAGRQGDPGSTRFFLSLEDNLLRIFGGDRVAGLMNAFRVEEDMPIESKMLTGSLEGAQKKVETFYYDARKQVFEYDEVMNNQRRAIYAERRRVLEGQDLKEQVIQYAEKTMSEIVDAYVNQDLPPEEWKLDKLLDKSKEFVYLLEDLQPSDIEDMTVPEMKTFLHEEIRKAYDIKEHQVDQNQPGLMRQAERFFILQQIDTLWREHLQAIDALRESVGLRGYGQKDPLIEYKQEGYEMFLEMMIDIRRNVVYSLFQFQPQKQPQQAQTA
- a CDS encoding transposase family protein, with protein sequence MSESLLDALSRIENPRQASGRRHSLSLILLIIIMAGMSGEWGYRGIGRFIERHRRELIIAGKEWVKTE
- a CDS encoding IS6 family transposase, with the translated sequence MDCPHCHSTEFSLLQQRTNLGYHRFRCKICRRTYNERTATPFNFVEVPTDIIFEVLFVRVRYKLSYRDVAEFYLLRGFQFSHETVRDWEEHFLPYFTEHIREKRRGKIGQVWFVDETYVKVSGRWCYLYRGIDQDGNLVDVRLSDKRDMAGTKAFFEMAREISGESPEQVFTDGLKSYPRAIDEELGKEVEHQVIGCQGNPVEQSHRGQKDRYYPTLGFGALESAQRFCQAFDEVNNVLRPRRQMREFVSLSEQRDRFFHGVEALHNIFNAT